The window CCACTGGGAGTGCGAGGAACCGAGCCTGGAGGAAGTCCTCCTCGCCCACCTGCGCACGCCGTCCGCGCCCGCCCTGCTCGCTCCGGAGGCGACCGTGCGGGACCTGGCCGGGTCGGGGGTGCGGGCGTGACGACGACCCTGGCCCCCGACCGGCGGCCCGAGGAGCCCGCCCCGGTCCCTGGCAGCGCCCTCCGTACCGCTCTCCCGCGTGCCGCGCTGCGGCTGCACCGCAGGGCGCTGGTGGTGGGCGCGTCCCTGACCGGGCTCTTCGCCCTGGTCTTGCTCGGCGCGCTGCTGTGGCGCTCCCTGTACGGTCCGGCGGATGTCGCCGCCTGCCGCTCCGGCGAAGGATGCCCGGGCCTGAACTCGTACGGGACGGCGCACTCCGTCTTCTGGTCCCTGCTCAACCAGAGCCAGAACGTGCTGCTCCTCGTCCCCCTCGTCGTCGCCGCCTACGCGGCCGGCCCGCTCACCGCCCGCGAACGCGAACTCGGCACCCACCACCTCCTGTGGACCCAGTCCGCCGCCTCGCCGGTCCGCTGGCTCCGCTCCACCCTCGCGCTGGCCTCCGTGGCCGTCGCGGTGGCGGGGGTCCTCCTGGTCATGGTCTACCGGACGGCGCTCGCCCCCGTGGAAGGGGCGTGGGGCGTCGGCGGCTGGGTCCCCGGCGGGTACGCCGCCTCGGGGCCCGTACTCGTGGCGTACTGCCTGCTCGGGCTGGCCTTCGGGGTGTGTGCGGGGACGCTCATCGGGCGTACCCTGCCCGCGGTCTTCGCCGGGGTGGCCGGGACCGGGCTGTCC is drawn from Streptomyces diastaticus subsp. diastaticus and contains these coding sequences:
- a CDS encoding ABC transporter → MTTTLAPDRRPEEPAPVPGSALRTALPRAALRLHRRALVVGASLTGLFALVLLGALLWRSLYGPADVAACRSGEGCPGLNSYGTAHSVFWSLLNQSQNVLLLVPLVVAAYAAGPLTARERELGTHHLLWTQSAASPVRWLRSTLALASVAVAVAGVLLVMVYRTALAPVEGAWGVGGWVPGGYAASGPVLVAYCLLGLAFGVCAGTLIGRTLPAVFAGVAGTGLSLVVGVAVRPWLWPVSTVAVPFTRDRSAWPASGTDWPEDADIRGQWLVTGDGARIDLESCYATPGGIAGCGSRAGAESWLVEFHPFSHRLPVMLVETGLVLLLAVLAVGAAFLVLRRRTP